One window from the genome of Moorena sp. SIOASIH encodes:
- a CDS encoding peroxidase family protein: MKNYLSNLKVVRNLKPRQLGLAVTTFAALGFSMSVPAAAGEFRTINGFGNNPDDPTLGEAETPLLRLLTPAYEDGFNAPKITGPTGNVLPNPRDISNTIVRQSKSVPNFLRASDWIWQWGQLIDHDFALNEGGLNSPPEDFMPIPVNPIDIATGKPDTLGGSSGSIPFIRVPAAEGTGTGLGNPRQQVNELTSFIDGSQVYGSDQVRAEFLRTNDGTGKLKSQSINGEELLPFNTAGLPNSNTDRSGALAAEQLFIAGDIRTNEQIGLTAAHTLLVREHNRLAEGLAEKIDAGDPVILEKLKESGLDKGDFIYESARKVVGAQIQVITYNEFLPLFIGDSLLDDYSGYDPTVDPSISQEFTNANFRVGHTLLSDELQRINNNGDSVGSISLSDAFFNPQEVIDNGVDSLFLGLASQVAEEVDNQIVDGVRNFLAPNGSGQGFDLASLNIARGREVGLPGYNQSRVELGLDPVTAFLTTDTELGITSNPEVAALFEDIYKSVDDVDFWIGGISEDSFNGGLVGELFNSFISDQFRRVRDGDRFFFLNDLDHLLALAPDLESTTLSGIIRRNSTITNIQDNAFVVPEDVPEPTSIVGLVTLLGLAAIGQRSGNKK; encoded by the coding sequence ATGAAAAATTACTTATCTAACTTAAAAGTGGTTAGAAACCTCAAGCCTCGTCAGCTTGGTCTAGCAGTAACCACTTTCGCTGCCCTAGGATTTTCCATGTCTGTGCCTGCTGCTGCAGGAGAATTTCGCACCATTAATGGATTCGGCAATAACCCCGATGACCCGACATTGGGTGAAGCCGAAACACCACTACTTCGGCTCCTGACTCCTGCTTACGAGGATGGCTTCAACGCACCAAAAATAACCGGTCCGACCGGCAATGTTCTGCCTAACCCCCGTGACATTAGCAATACAATTGTGCGCCAGAGTAAATCCGTGCCTAATTTCCTCCGGGCCAGTGACTGGATCTGGCAGTGGGGGCAGTTGATTGATCACGACTTTGCTCTGAATGAGGGAGGGTTAAATAGCCCACCAGAGGATTTCATGCCCATCCCAGTTAACCCGATTGACATTGCCACTGGTAAGCCAGATACACTTGGAGGATCTTCTGGTTCTATACCCTTTATTAGGGTTCCTGCAGCTGAAGGGACTGGCACTGGGCTTGGCAATCCGCGCCAGCAGGTCAACGAGCTGACTTCTTTTATTGATGGTTCACAGGTCTACGGATCTGATCAAGTGCGGGCGGAATTTCTACGTACTAATGACGGTACTGGAAAGCTCAAGAGCCAGAGTATCAATGGCGAAGAGCTACTGCCTTTCAACACTGCCGGATTGCCTAATAGCAACACTGACCGCTCTGGAGCATTAGCAGCAGAACAGTTGTTCATCGCTGGGGATATTCGTACTAACGAACAAATTGGCTTAACCGCAGCTCACACCTTGTTGGTGCGAGAGCACAATCGTCTGGCTGAAGGACTTGCTGAAAAAATTGACGCTGGCGACCCGGTGATTTTGGAGAAGTTAAAAGAGTCAGGACTTGATAAAGGTGACTTTATCTACGAATCAGCTCGTAAGGTCGTTGGCGCTCAGATTCAGGTCATCACATACAATGAATTCCTACCGCTGTTCATTGGCGATAGTCTTTTGGACGATTACTCTGGCTACGATCCCACAGTTGATCCCAGTATCAGTCAGGAATTTACCAATGCTAACTTCCGTGTTGGCCACACTCTTCTCTCCGACGAGCTTCAGCGCATTAACAATAACGGCGATTCCGTCGGAAGTATATCCCTTAGTGATGCTTTCTTTAATCCCCAAGAAGTGATTGATAACGGTGTCGATTCACTGTTTTTGGGTTTAGCGTCCCAGGTGGCTGAAGAGGTTGACAATCAGATAGTGGACGGGGTGCGGAACTTCCTTGCCCCGAATGGTAGCGGTCAAGGCTTTGACCTCGCTTCACTCAATATTGCGCGGGGAAGGGAAGTTGGCCTTCCCGGCTACAATCAGTCTCGTGTGGAACTCGGTCTGGATCCGGTCACTGCCTTCTTGACCACCGATACCGAACTTGGCATTACTTCTAACCCAGAAGTGGCAGCTCTATTTGAAGATATCTACAAGTCTGTAGACGATGTGGATTTCTGGATTGGAGGAATATCCGAGGACTCCTTCAACGGTGGATTGGTCGGTGAACTATTCAATAGCTTCATCTCAGACCAGTTCAGGCGCGTACGGGATGGTGACCGGTTCTTTTTCCTCAACGATCTCGATCACCTGCTCGCCTTGGCTCCAGATCTAGAAAGCACTACCCTCTCAGGCATTATTCGCCGGAACTCAACGATTACCAACATCCAGGATAATGCTTTTGTTGTCCCAGAAGACGTGCCCGAACCTACCAGCATTGTTGGCTTAGTTACACTCTTAGGTTTAGCAGCTATAGGGCAGCGCTCAGGAAATAAGAAATAG
- a CDS encoding spondin domain-containing protein produces the protein MNHPIIKSLKIATMVTVTSTLAMASSATAATLKVTIESLAPENGTLFTPVWVGFHNGSFDIYDRGQAASPGLERIAEDGNAAVLSQEFFASGAGSVDGVIPGPNGPVASGDIAKATFTVDSTSRYFSYAAMILPSNDAFIANGNPLAFEIFDEEGNFTGADFTILGSQVLDAGTEVNDEQQTTTAFFGQSIPDTGTPENGVVNLHPGFIPGGPILSTPAFAEADFTVDGYQIARIKVEKVPESSTTGGLLAIGGLLWLGSRWRQSLNRFA, from the coding sequence ATGAATCATCCAATTATTAAATCACTCAAAATCGCCACCATGGTTACGGTAACCTCTACACTAGCCATGGCATCTAGCGCAACAGCAGCTACCCTCAAGGTAACAATTGAAAGCCTGGCACCGGAAAACGGCACCTTATTTACTCCAGTCTGGGTTGGTTTTCATAATGGTTCGTTTGATATTTATGATCGGGGTCAGGCAGCTTCACCAGGACTGGAGCGTATTGCTGAGGATGGCAATGCAGCAGTTCTTAGTCAAGAGTTTTTCGCTAGCGGTGCAGGTTCAGTTGATGGTGTAATTCCTGGTCCAAATGGCCCAGTTGCTTCCGGGGATATTGCCAAAGCCACATTTACTGTAGATTCTACTAGCCGTTACTTCAGCTACGCGGCCATGATTCTCCCCAGTAATGATGCTTTCATTGCTAATGGCAACCCCTTGGCTTTTGAGATTTTTGATGAAGAAGGTAATTTCACTGGAGCTGACTTTACCATTCTTGGTTCTCAAGTTCTGGATGCGGGTACAGAAGTTAACGACGAGCAGCAGACCACTACTGCCTTCTTCGGTCAAAGTATTCCTGATACCGGTACACCAGAAAACGGAGTAGTTAACCTCCATCCAGGTTTTATCCCAGGTGGACCAATCTTATCAACTCCGGCGTTTGCGGAAGCTGACTTCACAGTGGATGGCTACCAGATAGCACGTATCAAAGTCGAGAAGGTGCCAGAATCTTCTACTACTGGAGGATTACTTGCTATCGGTGGGTTGTTATGGTTGGGTAGCCGCTGGCGTCAGAGTCTTAATAGATTCGCGTAA
- a CDS encoding peroxidase family protein has translation MKNHLSKLEVVRNLKPRQLGLAVTTFAALGFSMSVPAAAGEFRTINGFGNNPNDPTLGEAETQLLRLLSPAYEDGFNAPRITGSTGNVLPNPRDISNTIVRQRELVPNFLNASDWIWQWGQFIDHDLDLNEGGLDRPPEDFTPIPVNPIDIATGLPDPLAPSIPLIRVPAAEGTGTGPGNPRQQINELTSFIDGSQVYGSDQVRAEFLRSNDGTGKLKSQSINGEELLPFNTAGLPNSNTDRSGALAAEELFIAGDVRANEQIGLTAAHTLFVREHNRVAEELAKKIDAGDPVILEKLDQSGLDKGDFIYESARKVVGAQIQVITYNEFLPLFIGDSLLDDYSGYDPTVDPRVSVEFANANFRVGHTFLSPELQRINNKGTLLGSISLADAFFNPQEVIDNGVDSLFFGLASQVAQEFDNQIVDEVRNFLASIPTGGFDLASLNIERAREVGIPGYNQARVELGLDPVTAFLTTDTELGITSNPEIAALFEQIYESVEDVDFWIGGISEDSVNGGLVGELFNTVISEQFRRARDGDRFFFLNDLDHLLALAPDLESTRLSDIIRRNSTITNIQDNAFVVPEDVPEPSSILGLVTLLGLAAIRQRSGNRK, from the coding sequence ATGAAAAATCATTTATCTAAGTTAGAAGTGGTTAGAAACCTCAAGCCTCGTCAGCTTGGTCTAGCAGTAACCACTTTCGCTGCCCTAGGATTTTCCATGTCTGTGCCTGCTGCTGCAGGAGAATTTCGTACCATTAACGGATTTGGCAACAACCCCAATGACCCGACATTGGGTGAAGCCGAAACACAACTGCTTCGGCTCCTGAGTCCTGCTTACGAGGATGGCTTCAACGCACCAAGAATAACCGGTAGCACCGGCAATGTTCTGCCTAACCCCCGTGACATTAGTAATACGATTGTGCGCCAGAGGGAATTAGTGCCTAATTTCCTCAACGCCAGCGACTGGATCTGGCAGTGGGGGCAGTTCATTGATCACGACTTGGATCTGAATGAGGGAGGGTTAGATCGGCCACCAGAGGATTTCACCCCCATCCCAGTTAACCCGATTGACATTGCCACTGGTCTTCCAGATCCACTCGCGCCATCTATACCCTTGATCAGGGTTCCTGCAGCTGAAGGCACTGGCACTGGACCTGGCAATCCGCGCCAGCAGATCAACGAGCTGACTTCTTTTATTGATGGTTCACAGGTGTATGGATCTGATCAAGTGCGGGCGGAATTTTTGCGTAGTAATGATGGTACTGGAAAGCTCAAGAGCCAGAGTATCAATGGCGAAGAGCTACTGCCTTTCAACACTGCCGGATTGCCTAATAGCAACACTGACCGCTCTGGAGCATTAGCAGCAGAAGAGTTGTTCATCGCTGGGGATGTTCGTGCCAACGAACAGATTGGGTTAACCGCAGCTCACACCTTGTTCGTGCGGGAGCACAATCGCGTGGCTGAAGAACTTGCTAAAAAAATTGATGCTGGTGACCCGGTGATTTTGGAGAAGTTAGATCAATCAGGACTTGATAAAGGGGACTTTATCTACGAATCAGCCCGTAAGGTGGTCGGCGCTCAGATTCAGGTAATCACATACAATGAATTCCTACCGCTGTTCATTGGCGATAGCCTTTTGGATGATTACTCTGGCTACGATCCCACAGTTGACCCACGTGTCAGCGTCGAATTTGCCAATGCTAACTTCCGCGTTGGCCACACTTTTCTCTCCCCAGAGCTTCAGCGCATTAACAATAAGGGCACTTTGCTGGGAAGTATCTCTCTTGCCGATGCCTTCTTCAATCCCCAAGAGGTGATTGATAACGGCGTCGATTCACTGTTTTTCGGTTTAGCTTCCCAGGTGGCTCAAGAGTTTGACAATCAGATAGTGGACGAGGTGCGGAATTTCCTTGCCTCGATTCCCACCGGTGGCTTTGACCTCGCTTCACTCAATATTGAGCGGGCAAGGGAAGTTGGTATTCCCGGTTACAATCAGGCTCGTGTGGAACTCGGTCTGGATCCGGTCACTGCCTTCTTGACCACCGATACCGAACTTGGCATTACTTCTAACCCAGAAATAGCAGCTCTATTTGAACAAATCTACGAGTCTGTAGAGGATGTGGATTTCTGGATTGGAGGAATATCTGAGGACTCGGTCAACGGTGGCTTGGTCGGTGAACTATTCAATACCGTCATCTCAGAGCAGTTCAGGCGGGCACGGGATGGTGACCGGTTCTTTTTCCTCAACGATCTCGATCATCTGCTGGCCTTGGCTCCAGATCTAGAAAGCACTCGCCTCTCGGACATTATTCGCCGGAACTCAACAATTACTAACATCCAGGATAATGCTTTTGTTGTCCCAGAAGATGTGCCAGAACCTAGCAGCATCCTTGGCTTAGTTACACTCCTAGGTTTAGCAGCTATAAGGCAGCGCTCAGGAAATAGGAAATAG